Proteins found in one Podarcis muralis chromosome 5, rPodMur119.hap1.1, whole genome shotgun sequence genomic segment:
- the MED8 gene encoding mediator of RNA polymerase II transcription subunit 8 gives MQREEKQLELSLEALISQVADLKNSLVGFIYKLENEYDRLTWPSVLDSFALLSGQLNTLNKVLKHEKTPLLRNQVIIPLVLSPDRDEEIMRQTEGRVPVFSHEVVPDHLRTKPDPEVEEQEKQLSTDAARIGTDAALKQIQSLNKMCSNLLEKINKEDRESESGGLRQNKQTFNPADTNALVAAVAFGKGLSNRRPPGVSGPVQSGQPGANPIIAGASAMQQVQMSGASSQPQSMLGGVQMTQAGQPGKMPSGIKTNIKSASMHPYQR, from the exons ATGCAG AGAGAGGAGAAGCAGCTTGAACTATCTCTTGAGGCTCTCATCAGTCAAGTGGCTGACCTGAAGAATTCCTTAGTCGGTTTCATTTACAAGCTGGAAAATGAATATGACCGACTTACCTG GCCCTCAGTGTTAGACAGCTTCGCTCTGCTCTCAGGTCAGCTGAATACCCTGAATAAAGTGCTAAAACATGAGAAGACTCCACTGCTGCGCAATCAGGTCATAATTCCACTAGTGCTGTCTCCAGATCGTGATGAGGAGATCATG CGGCAGACAGAAGGCCGAGTGCCAGTGTTCAGCCATGAGGTCGTGCCTGATCACCTGAGAACCAAGCCTGATCCTGAAGTAGAGGAGCAAGAGAAGCAGCTGAGCACAGACGCGGCTCGGATTGGTACCGATGCGGCACTG AAACAGATCCAAAGCTTAAACAAAATGTGCTCAAACTTATTGGAGAAAATCAACAAAGAAGACCGAGAGTCTGAGAGTGGAG GTTTACGGCAGAACAAGCAGACATTCAACCCTGCTGATACCAATGCACTTGTTGCAGCTGTGGCCTTTGGAAAGGGTCTGTCAAACAGACGCCCACCCGGTGTATCAGGGCCTGTACAGTCCGGTCAGCCAGGTGCCAACCCCATCATAGCAGGTGCTTCTGCTATGCAGCAGGTACAAATGTCTGGAGCATCAAGCCAGCCACAGTCCATGCTTGGAGGAGTGCAGATGACACAAGCAGGACAGCCAG GTAAAATGCCCAGCGGCATAAAAACCAATATCAAATCAGCTTCAATGCACCCCTACCAAAGGTGA